The following are from one region of the Salmo trutta chromosome 22, fSalTru1.1, whole genome shotgun sequence genome:
- the ing5a gene encoding inhibitor of growth protein 5a isoform X2, with product MATAIYLEHYLDSIENLPCELQRNFSLMRDLDNRTEEKKGEIDKLAEEYISSVRNLATEQRVEHLQKIQSAYSKCKEFSDDKVQLAMQTYEMVDKHIRRLDADLARFENELKEKLEVSGYDSPEGRGLKKGEGRGLREKRGPKGRGRKSSDEDSPKKKKLKNSPELSDALLPMQPSDVLDMPVDPNEPTYCLCHQVSYGEMIGCDNPDCPIEWFHFACVDLATKPKGKWFCPRCTQDKKKK from the exons GTATCGAGAATCTGCCCTGTGAACTACAGAGGAACTTTTCACTGATGCGGGACCTGGACAATAGAACTGAAG AGAAAAAAGGAGAGATCGACAAGCTGGCAGAGGAGTACATCTCTAGTGTAAGGAACTTGGCTACGGAACAGAGGGTTGAGCACCTGCAGAAGATCCAGAGTGCTTACAGCAAGTGCAAGGAGTTCAGTGATGACAAAGTGCAGCTTGCCATGCAGACATATGAAATG GTGGACAAGCATATCCGCAGGCTGGATGCAGACCTAGCCCGATTTGAGAATGAGCTGAAGGAGAAGCTGGAAGTGAGCGGCTATGACAGTCCAGAAGGACGAGGGTTAAAGA AGGGTGAAGGTCGGGGACTGAGGGAGAAGCGTGGACCCAAGGGGAGAGGCAGGAAATCATCGGATGAGGATTCTCCCAAGAAGAAAAAGCTTAAAAACAG CCCAGAATTGAGTGACGCTCTCCTGCCAATGCAACCGTCAGATGTTTTGGACATGCCAGTTGATCCAAATGAGCCAACATACTGCTTGTGCCATCAAGTTTCATATGGAGAGATGATTGGATGTGATAACCCTGAT TGCCCAATTGAGTGGTTTCACTTTGCTTGTGTTGATCTTGCTACGAAGCCAAAAGGAAAATG GTTTTGTCCACGATGCACCCAGGATAAGAAGAAAAAATGA
- the ing5a gene encoding inhibitor of growth protein 5a isoform X1, producing the protein MATAIYLEHYLDSIENLPCELQRNFSLMRDLDNRTEVFKLSCKCVEKKGEIDKLAEEYISSVRNLATEQRVEHLQKIQSAYSKCKEFSDDKVQLAMQTYEMVDKHIRRLDADLARFENELKEKLEVSGYDSPEGRGLKKGEGRGLREKRGPKGRGRKSSDEDSPKKKKLKNSPELSDALLPMQPSDVLDMPVDPNEPTYCLCHQVSYGEMIGCDNPDCPIEWFHFACVDLATKPKGKWFCPRCTQDKKKK; encoded by the exons GTATCGAGAATCTGCCCTGTGAACTACAGAGGAACTTTTCACTGATGCGGGACCTGGACAATAGAACTGAAG TATTTAAATTGTCCTGCAAATGTGTAGAGAAAAAAGGAGAGATCGACAAGCTGGCAGAGGAGTACATCTCTAGTGTAAGGAACTTGGCTACGGAACAGAGGGTTGAGCACCTGCAGAAGATCCAGAGTGCTTACAGCAAGTGCAAGGAGTTCAGTGATGACAAAGTGCAGCTTGCCATGCAGACATATGAAATG GTGGACAAGCATATCCGCAGGCTGGATGCAGACCTAGCCCGATTTGAGAATGAGCTGAAGGAGAAGCTGGAAGTGAGCGGCTATGACAGTCCAGAAGGACGAGGGTTAAAGA AGGGTGAAGGTCGGGGACTGAGGGAGAAGCGTGGACCCAAGGGGAGAGGCAGGAAATCATCGGATGAGGATTCTCCCAAGAAGAAAAAGCTTAAAAACAG CCCAGAATTGAGTGACGCTCTCCTGCCAATGCAACCGTCAGATGTTTTGGACATGCCAGTTGATCCAAATGAGCCAACATACTGCTTGTGCCATCAAGTTTCATATGGAGAGATGATTGGATGTGATAACCCTGAT TGCCCAATTGAGTGGTTTCACTTTGCTTGTGTTGATCTTGCTACGAAGCCAAAAGGAAAATG GTTTTGTCCACGATGCACCCAGGATAAGAAGAAAAAATGA
- the cep19 gene encoding centrosomal protein of 19 kDa, producing MPFVAKRCGVQFCPPSIVLIYESNVKDTNKMRKRIIPVRNFSKCSDCCMAAERMKHHIRHREYLESVSLGQLERLHIVLRDHMQGHSLEHTLASLRLDPEEDLNKLDDEELARKKAQMDKLFERNRRRKDDPDFVYDLEVEFKGEVAREPCSWDEEESDDGF from the exons ATGCCTTTTGTGGCTAAACGATGCGGTGTTCAATTTTGCCCACCTTCAATCGTTTTAATTTATGAAAGTAACGTTAAGGATACAAACAAGATGCGTAAAAGAATCATACCTGTGAGGAACTTCTCGAAATGTTCAG ACTGCTGCATGGCTGCGGAGAGAATGAAGCACCATATTCGGCACAGGGAATACCTGGAGAGTGTTTCATTGGGGCAACTGGAGAGGCTTCATATAGTGCTGCGAGATCACATGCAGGGCCACAGCCTGGAGCACACTCTAGCCTCCCTCCGCCTGGACCCTGAGGAGGACCTCAACAAGCTGGATGATGAGGAGCTTGCGCGCAAGAAGGCCCAAATGGACAAACTCTTTGAGCGCAACCGAAGGCGGAAAGATGACCCTGACTTTGTCTATGACCTGGAGGTGGAATTTAAAGGGGAGGTTGCTCGAGAACCATGCAGCTGGGATGAAGAGGAGTCTGATGATGGGTTTTAA
- the pigx gene encoding phosphatidylinositol-glycan biosynthesis class X protein isoform X2, translated as MVYGRQFTHVCIFQHMYCLLGSFWINASRDLVTTVDFGPGFPDGLEALLVHRLPSGIYIDQYQLASLKEDTGLQVLLGSVVDLEAPAHTSEEFIVLVYPALDQGSLKATLPIHGRYHKPSLAGKRFELVEIKLPKLILRTDTCTQLISFPPYKIVDAPCTVHNLSICQWLEIQHLQEQDPVSLEIPLGDGSLVEPVCAGTLLVTLLCCVILSRSIWRHGVF; from the exons ATGGTTTACGGAAGGCAATTTACTCATGTTTGTATTTTTCAGCACATGTACTGTTTACTTGGTTCTTTTTGGATCAACGCAAGCAG AGACCTGGTCACCACAGTTGATTTCGGTCCTGGTTTTCCAGATGGCCTCGAGGCTCTGCTGGTTCACAGACTACCCAGTGGGATCTACATTGATCAATACCAACTTGCATCTCTGAAAGAGGACACTGGTTTACAG GTGCTTTTGGGTTCGGTGGTTGACTTGGAGGCTCCAGCACACACATCTGAGGAATTCATTGTTCTTGTGTATCCTGCTCTGGACCAAGGAAGTCTCAAAGCAACACTCCCTATCCATGGCCGTTATCACAAGCCCTCTCTTGCAGGGAAGAGATTTGAACTTGTTGAAATTAAACTTCCAAAGCTAATACTCAGGACAGATACAT gTACACAGCTAATTTCCTTTCCTCCTTACAAAATTGTGGACGCACCCTGCACTGTCCACAACTTAAGCATATGCCAATGGCTTGAGATCCAACATCTACAG GAGCAGGATCCTGTGAGTTTGGAGATACCACTTGGTGATGGGTCTCTGGTGGAGCCTGTGTGTGCTGGAACTCTGCTGGTCACATTGCTGTGCTGTGTCATCCTTTCAAGAAGTATCTGGAGGCATGGTGTTTTTTAA
- the pigx gene encoding phosphatidylinositol-glycan biosynthesis class X protein isoform X3: protein MFVFFSTCTVYLVLFGSTQADGLEALLVHRLPSGIYIDQYQLASLKEDTGLQVLLGSVVDLEAPAHTSEEFIVLVYPALDQGSLKATLPIHGRYHKPSLAGKRFELVEIKLPKLILRTDTCTQLISFPPYKIVDAPCTVHNLSICQWLEIQHLQEQDPVSLEIPLGDGSLVEPVCAGTLLVTLLCCVILSRSIWRHGVF from the exons ATGTTTGTATTTTTCAGCACATGTACTGTTTACTTGGTTCTTTTTGGATCAACGCAAGCAG ATGGCCTCGAGGCTCTGCTGGTTCACAGACTACCCAGTGGGATCTACATTGATCAATACCAACTTGCATCTCTGAAAGAGGACACTGGTTTACAG GTGCTTTTGGGTTCGGTGGTTGACTTGGAGGCTCCAGCACACACATCTGAGGAATTCATTGTTCTTGTGTATCCTGCTCTGGACCAAGGAAGTCTCAAAGCAACACTCCCTATCCATGGCCGTTATCACAAGCCCTCTCTTGCAGGGAAGAGATTTGAACTTGTTGAAATTAAACTTCCAAAGCTAATACTCAGGACAGATACAT gTACACAGCTAATTTCCTTTCCTCCTTACAAAATTGTGGACGCACCCTGCACTGTCCACAACTTAAGCATATGCCAATGGCTTGAGATCCAACATCTACAG GAGCAGGATCCTGTGAGTTTGGAGATACCACTTGGTGATGGGTCTCTGGTGGAGCCTGTGTGTGCTGGAACTCTGCTGGTCACATTGCTGTGCTGTGTCATCCTTTCAAGAAGTATCTGGAGGCATGGTGTTTTTTAA
- the pigx gene encoding phosphatidylinositol-glycan biosynthesis class X protein isoform X1: MFVFFSTCTVYLVLFGSTQADENSCGLSMTWLETVSVTMNVSKNGFHRDLVTTVDFGPGFPDGLEALLVHRLPSGIYIDQYQLASLKEDTGLQVLLGSVVDLEAPAHTSEEFIVLVYPALDQGSLKATLPIHGRYHKPSLAGKRFELVEIKLPKLILRTDTCTQLISFPPYKIVDAPCTVHNLSICQWLEIQHLQEQDPVSLEIPLGDGSLVEPVCAGTLLVTLLCCVILSRSIWRHGVF, translated from the exons ATGTTTGTATTTTTCAGCACATGTACTGTTTACTTGGTTCTTTTTGGATCAACGCAAGCAG ACGAGAACAGCTGTGGTTTGTCCATGACATGGCTGGAGACTGTATCAGTAACGATGAATGTCAGCAAAAATGGTTTTCACAG AGACCTGGTCACCACAGTTGATTTCGGTCCTGGTTTTCCAGATGGCCTCGAGGCTCTGCTGGTTCACAGACTACCCAGTGGGATCTACATTGATCAATACCAACTTGCATCTCTGAAAGAGGACACTGGTTTACAG GTGCTTTTGGGTTCGGTGGTTGACTTGGAGGCTCCAGCACACACATCTGAGGAATTCATTGTTCTTGTGTATCCTGCTCTGGACCAAGGAAGTCTCAAAGCAACACTCCCTATCCATGGCCGTTATCACAAGCCCTCTCTTGCAGGGAAGAGATTTGAACTTGTTGAAATTAAACTTCCAAAGCTAATACTCAGGACAGATACAT gTACACAGCTAATTTCCTTTCCTCCTTACAAAATTGTGGACGCACCCTGCACTGTCCACAACTTAAGCATATGCCAATGGCTTGAGATCCAACATCTACAG GAGCAGGATCCTGTGAGTTTGGAGATACCACTTGGTGATGGGTCTCTGGTGGAGCCTGTGTGTGCTGGAACTCTGCTGGTCACATTGCTGTGCTGTGTCATCCTTTCAAGAAGTATCTGGAGGCATGGTGTTTTTTAA